A genome region from Archaeoglobus fulgidus DSM 4304 includes the following:
- a CDS encoding magnesium transporter — protein sequence MQPERELTISSALKQVLVPLALCLIFDLGAGIFLGISFEKLLTTYPEILIVIPGLMGLRGNVFGSLGSRISTSLYLGSSDPTIKDEYVSKNVFFSIWAATIPALILFLIAALKFFGKEGLTTSFQVILDSSVVISAILAVMTALIVIGSFRRGLDPDNIMGPAVTTFADLVSIPSIVLFIFLFERYTGAWISTVACVIALAMSVYLSIRGGYDGKAYKETLLIVSLLALIQSITGNVLQEFSEVIHRALFLSFAYPAVIGSIGNYGSIMVARTSTKLHLGELSVGKLSDAPYVFLTSVVIAPTIYVLASLFASTFTGAPFPEAKDFLYFMIVYLALAAFVLLFSTTLSIWLHRVGVDPDNGGIPLTTTLTDIVGTTAVVVLAYLIA from the coding sequence TTGCAGCCAGAGAGAGAGCTTACAATATCTTCTGCACTTAAGCAGGTTCTTGTTCCCTTAGCCCTCTGCCTTATTTTCGACTTAGGGGCCGGTATCTTCCTTGGAATCAGCTTCGAAAAGCTTCTCACAACCTACCCCGAAATCCTCATCGTGATTCCGGGTTTGATGGGGCTGAGGGGCAACGTCTTCGGCTCTCTTGGCTCAAGGATTTCCACATCCCTCTACCTCGGCTCGTCAGATCCAACAATCAAGGATGAGTACGTCTCAAAAAACGTCTTTTTCAGCATCTGGGCTGCGACGATTCCCGCCCTAATTCTTTTCCTCATCGCTGCGCTGAAGTTCTTCGGAAAAGAGGGGTTAACAACATCTTTTCAGGTGATTCTCGATTCCAGCGTTGTAATTTCTGCAATTCTCGCTGTTATGACTGCATTAATTGTAATCGGAAGCTTCAGGAGAGGTCTTGACCCGGACAACATAATGGGCCCAGCAGTAACGACCTTCGCAGACTTGGTTTCAATACCCTCAATCGTGCTCTTCATCTTCCTTTTTGAAAGGTACACAGGAGCGTGGATTTCAACCGTTGCATGCGTAATTGCTCTCGCAATGTCTGTTTACCTTTCAATAAGGGGAGGGTATGACGGAAAAGCGTACAAGGAGACGCTTTTGATAGTTTCCCTGCTCGCGCTCATCCAGAGCATTACTGGTAACGTTCTGCAGGAGTTCAGCGAAGTGATACACAGGGCGTTGTTTCTGAGCTTTGCCTATCCTGCGGTAATAGGGAGCATAGGAAACTACGGGAGCATTATGGTTGCGAGAACCTCAACAAAGCTGCATCTCGGGGAGTTGTCGGTCGGAAAGCTAAGCGATGCACCCTACGTGTTTCTCACCTCAGTGGTGATAGCTCCAACAATATACGTTCTTGCCTCTCTTTTCGCCAGCACGTTTACAGGAGCGCCTTTTCCAGAAGCGAAAGATTTCCTTTACTTCATGATTGTTTACCTTGCATTAGCTGCCTTCGTTCTGCTCTTCTCAACAACGCTTTCAATCTGGCTTCACAGAGTGGGTGTTGACCCAGATAACGGCGGAATCCCACTCACCACAACGCTAACAGACATCGTTGGAACAACAGCCGTTGTGGTTTTGGCATATTTAATTGCATAA
- the aroA gene encoding 3-phosphoshikimate 1-carboxyvinyltransferase, producing the protein MDVIVRKGEIRGKAKPPASKSYTHRAFIAASLSPSARVVNPLISEDTISTLNACKRIGAAVLKKGNEWLFSGVDGVEAEGYFNFANSGTTLRIFTGLLSLSPFRSVVDGDESLRKRPNGELVLALSKLGARFKGREPYTPPFSVQGVIKGGEVEIEAPSSQFVSSLLFALSLAEGDSSLRVEKVKSQPYIDVTLDVLRESGVKVEREGNFYHIPGSQSFKLRRYDVPADFSSASYLIAAGLIAGEVVLEGMFESAQGDRKIVDICREMGGSVEWDKKRGVIRAERSELEGVEVDASDIPDLVPTIAVLAAVAKGKTRIYNAEHLRIKEIDRIEGIHQNLKALGVESKPLKDGLIIKGGKGEFRGVVDSFGDHRMALAFSLLGLLGEVKCRNAEVVSVSFPGYFRVLESLGASVIRL; encoded by the coding sequence ATGGATGTGATTGTCAGGAAAGGCGAGATTAGAGGGAAGGCGAAACCGCCCGCCTCCAAAAGCTACACGCACAGAGCGTTCATAGCTGCATCCCTCTCCCCATCGGCAAGAGTTGTGAATCCGCTAATCTCCGAGGACACGATTTCCACGCTCAATGCATGTAAGAGAATTGGAGCGGCTGTGCTAAAAAAAGGAAACGAGTGGCTTTTCAGCGGAGTTGATGGTGTTGAAGCTGAAGGGTACTTCAACTTCGCGAACTCGGGAACGACCTTGAGAATTTTCACAGGTCTTCTCTCCCTGTCGCCCTTCAGAAGCGTTGTTGATGGCGACGAGTCTCTGAGGAAGAGGCCAAACGGGGAGCTTGTGCTCGCACTCTCCAAACTCGGTGCAAGGTTCAAGGGTAGGGAGCCTTACACACCACCCTTCTCGGTTCAGGGGGTGATTAAGGGAGGAGAGGTGGAGATTGAAGCTCCGAGCTCACAGTTCGTCTCTTCCCTCCTCTTTGCGCTGTCGCTGGCTGAGGGCGATTCTTCGCTTAGGGTGGAGAAGGTGAAATCACAGCCATACATAGACGTGACTCTCGACGTTCTCAGGGAGAGCGGCGTTAAGGTTGAGAGAGAGGGGAATTTTTACCACATACCCGGCTCACAGAGCTTCAAGCTGCGGAGATATGACGTCCCGGCGGACTTCTCTTCTGCAAGCTACCTCATCGCTGCTGGTTTGATTGCAGGAGAGGTCGTTCTGGAGGGCATGTTCGAGTCCGCTCAGGGCGACAGAAAAATTGTCGACATCTGCAGGGAAATGGGTGGCAGCGTGGAGTGGGATAAAAAGAGAGGTGTCATCAGAGCGGAGAGGTCGGAGCTGGAGGGCGTTGAGGTTGACGCTTCTGACATCCCCGACCTCGTGCCAACAATCGCCGTTCTGGCTGCTGTGGCCAAAGGAAAAACGAGAATTTACAACGCCGAGCACCTGAGGATAAAGGAGATAGACAGGATAGAGGGAATCCATCAGAACCTGAAGGCCTTGGGTGTTGAGTCGAAACCCCTGAAGGATGGATTAATCATAAAAGGGGGCAAGGGGGAGTTCAGGGGAGTGGTGGACTCATTCGGAGACCACAGAATGGCCCTTGCCTTCTCACTCCTCGGCCTTCTCGGGGAGGTGAAATGCAGGAATGCGGAGGTCGTTTCTGTCTCGTTTCCGGGCTACTTCAGAGTGCTTGAGTCCTTGGGAGCCAGCGTAATCAGACTCTGA
- a CDS encoding MBL fold metallo-hydrolase produces the protein MEVMRGVRVIEGMNGGRFPYCNVVVVGDVVIDAGAGLEVMRKVNASLLVLSHLHPDHSSGAWLFKDVLAPAEGRITLDTLARRFVAPDLVESWKRFISAATGLREFECERYEEGVVVKEPEIVAVPVKGHTMDHHVFLIEQKVLFGADVDLTSFGPFYGNPEADPYLFEREMDKLLDIDFEIFVSAHSKPVFGKEEAEGRILEFKRKIKEREEIILSLLEEPKSLDELVELSPIYGRKPYAKEILDFFERVMIEKHIEKLEMEGRVRKEDGKYVRV, from the coding sequence ATGGAAGTAATGAGAGGTGTTAGAGTTATCGAGGGTATGAACGGGGGGAGATTTCCCTACTGCAACGTTGTCGTGGTTGGGGATGTGGTTATCGACGCCGGAGCAGGACTTGAGGTTATGAGGAAAGTCAACGCGAGCTTGCTAGTCCTTTCCCACCTCCACCCTGATCATTCCAGTGGTGCATGGCTCTTTAAAGACGTCCTGGCTCCTGCGGAGGGCAGGATTACGCTCGACACCCTCGCAAGGCGCTTTGTTGCACCCGATTTGGTAGAAAGCTGGAAGAGGTTTATAAGCGCCGCCACAGGGCTGAGGGAGTTTGAGTGTGAAAGATACGAGGAGGGTGTTGTTGTAAAGGAGCCCGAAATAGTTGCAGTACCCGTTAAAGGTCACACCATGGACCACCACGTTTTTCTGATCGAGCAGAAGGTTCTTTTTGGGGCCGATGTTGATTTAACCTCCTTTGGACCCTTCTACGGGAATCCAGAAGCAGATCCCTACCTCTTTGAGAGGGAAATGGACAAGCTCCTCGACATCGACTTCGAGATTTTCGTGTCGGCCCATTCGAAGCCAGTATTCGGAAAGGAGGAGGCTGAGGGAAGAATCTTGGAGTTCAAGAGGAAGATAAAAGAGAGGGAAGAGATAATTCTAAGTCTTCTTGAGGAACCGAAGAGCTTGGATGAGCTCGTCGAGCTTTCCCCCATTTACGGGAGAAAGCCCTACGCAAAGGAGATACTGGACTTCTTTGAGAGGGTTATGATTGAGAAGCACATCGAAAAGCTCGAAATGGAAGGGAGGGTAAGAAAAGAAGACGGGAAGTACGTCAGAGTCTGA
- a CDS encoding DUF2226 domain-containing protein has translation MMIPKGEVVELGKRGNFRDILKELSATGFTGYLEVSYKKGELSRAKVLFSNGKIVAAGIKRVISKSEIVGEKALEELLGLESCVVDVYALDEGKVAKALEWNRNAVVEHLPETEVEVEGGLTEEIITTPDEREAILKKYGIKMPSEEEIDQIIMNALDGSYDVIAATTSAPGDFESLKNSLISTAELYLGKMSKKVVDVINDCKSAEELVERFDEIRSAAKSLVIFIPRKKIDEMLSEMERLIGESI, from the coding sequence ATGATGATTCCGAAGGGAGAGGTAGTGGAGCTTGGCAAGAGGGGGAACTTCAGAGACATTCTTAAGGAATTATCCGCTACGGGGTTTACCGGCTATTTGGAGGTCTCGTACAAAAAAGGAGAGCTTTCCAGGGCCAAGGTACTTTTTAGCAACGGTAAAATTGTTGCTGCCGGTATCAAGAGGGTGATAAGCAAAAGTGAAATCGTAGGAGAAAAGGCGCTTGAAGAGTTGCTCGGCCTTGAAAGCTGTGTTGTTGACGTCTACGCCCTCGATGAAGGAAAGGTGGCAAAGGCTCTCGAGTGGAACAGGAATGCTGTGGTGGAGCACCTCCCCGAAACGGAGGTTGAGGTAGAGGGTGGGCTGACAGAGGAGATTATAACCACCCCCGACGAGAGGGAAGCAATTCTCAAAAAGTACGGAATAAAAATGCCTTCCGAAGAAGAGATCGACCAGATAATCATGAACGCCCTCGATGGCAGCTACGATGTCATTGCCGCCACAACCTCTGCTCCCGGCGATTTCGAATCCCTCAAGAATTCGCTTATAAGCACGGCCGAGCTTTATCTCGGAAAAATGTCCAAGAAGGTTGTTGATGTGATAAACGACTGCAAGTCGGCTGAGGAGCTTGTGGAGAGGTTTGACGAAATTAGAAGCGCTGCAAAATCTTTGGTCATTTTCATCCCGAGGAAAAAAATAGATGAGATGCTCTCCGAAATGGAGAGGCTAATCGGGGAGAGTATTTAA
- a CDS encoding HAMP domain-containing protein, which yields MKLTPQIVLIVVVASLVPLSVLGYLTIAGMTSSAEEAKQGVTTVSQEYLTKAGEEAVRMKAQDLALAVQTYIEAKMKLENKTMLTTFDLIQDPKFRSLGAQRWGAKEYTWVGAGNKVAGRDVAVILTHPAFTGQYEKYLGVDVAMLRWNETMPELYNLLLKITENPEAPKPVCGYYHWDDPETPEKEEIPKYLCHYPTTIKVYDPISKGQLWVVVGTSAYIDGYFQYLTQNPANPAENIASEISKSVEGAIQQVYYALGIAAAIAIVFVIVLAVFTTSTITRPIIELSNTADKIAEGNLEAEVPHQNRADEIGILAKSIERLRRSLKVAMESLEEALK from the coding sequence ATGAAGTTGACGCCCCAAATTGTTTTGATAGTGGTTGTTGCAAGCCTTGTGCCCCTGAGCGTTCTTGGTTATCTTACCATAGCTGGGATGACATCCTCTGCTGAAGAGGCGAAGCAGGGCGTTACAACAGTCAGCCAGGAATACCTGACCAAGGCCGGTGAGGAAGCTGTCAGGATGAAGGCACAGGATTTGGCCTTGGCAGTTCAGACCTACATTGAGGCAAAGATGAAACTCGAGAACAAAACCATGCTCACAACCTTTGACTTAATTCAAGACCCGAAGTTCAGAAGTCTTGGAGCACAACGCTGGGGTGCGAAGGAGTACACCTGGGTTGGTGCTGGTAACAAAGTTGCGGGTAGGGATGTGGCAGTTATCCTAACGCATCCCGCCTTCACCGGACAGTACGAAAAGTACCTTGGTGTTGACGTTGCGATGCTGAGATGGAACGAAACAATGCCTGAGCTTTACAACCTGCTCCTCAAAATAACCGAAAACCCTGAAGCTCCAAAGCCGGTTTGTGGCTATTACCACTGGGATGACCCCGAAACACCTGAAAAGGAAGAAATTCCGAAATATCTCTGCCACTATCCCACGACCATAAAGGTCTATGACCCGATTTCCAAGGGTCAGCTGTGGGTTGTTGTGGGAACCTCAGCCTACATCGACGGTTACTTCCAGTACCTCACCCAGAACCCCGCCAATCCTGCAGAGAACATCGCCAGTGAGATAAGCAAGAGTGTTGAGGGTGCAATTCAGCAGGTTTACTACGCTTTGGGTATTGCAGCGGCAATTGCTATAGTTTTCGTCATCGTTCTGGCGGTGTTCACAACCTCGACCATTACGAGACCCATAATCGAGCTGAGCAACACTGCCGACAAGATTGCCGAAGGAAACCTTGAGGCTGAGGTTCCGCACCAGAACAGGGCTGATGAAATCGGTATTCTTGCAAAGAGTATCGAAAGGCTGAGAAGGAGCCTCAAGGTCGCCATGGAGAGCCTTGAGGAGGCACTGAAATGA
- a CDS encoding roadblock/LC7 domain-containing protein, giving the protein MFENVIADMLSVNGVKGVYIVDAEGALIEAESIFSDDDEVYAALIADAFNKASEVLSKISSDEPELLMIDGKKDRIVASRAGDLIFGIIADQKTNYGLLKIEIKKAVEKITAMV; this is encoded by the coding sequence ATGTTCGAAAACGTGATAGCCGATATGCTCAGTGTTAATGGTGTTAAAGGTGTGTACATCGTTGATGCTGAGGGGGCCCTGATCGAGGCCGAGTCGATTTTTTCTGACGATGATGAGGTCTATGCTGCCCTGATTGCCGACGCTTTTAACAAAGCCTCAGAAGTTTTGAGTAAAATATCCTCCGATGAGCCGGAGCTTTTGATGATAGACGGTAAAAAAGACCGGATTGTGGCTTCAAGGGCGGGGGACTTAATCTTCGGCATAATTGCCGACCAGAAAACCAATTATGGATTGCTGAAAATAGAAATCAAAAAGGCGGTTGAAAAAATAACGGCCATGGTGTAG